From Macaca mulatta isolate MMU2019108-1 chromosome 3, T2T-MMU8v2.0, whole genome shotgun sequence, the proteins below share one genomic window:
- the LOC716882 gene encoding putative trypsin-6, whose translation MNPLLIFAFVGATVAASFDDDDKIVGGYTCEENSLPYQVSLNSGSHFCGGSLINKQWVVSAAHCYKPRIQVRLGEHNIKVLEGNEQFIHAAKIIRHPKYNNETLDNDIMLVKLSTPAIINARVSTISLPSALAAAGTECLISGWGNTLSFGADYPDELQCLDAPVLTQAKCEASYPGKITSNMFCVGFLEGGKDSCQRDSGGPVVCNGQLQGVVSWGYGCARKNRPGVYTKVYNYVDWIRDTIAANS comes from the exons ATGAATCCACTCCTGATCTTTGCCTTTGTGGGAGCTACTG ttgctgcctcctttgaCGATGATGACAAGATCGTTGGGGGCTACACCTGTGAAGAGAATTCTCTCCCTTACCAAGTGTCGCTGAATTCTGGCTCCCACTTCTGCGGTGGCTCCCTCATTAACAAACAGTGGGTGGTGTCAGCAGCTCACTGCTACAAGCC CCGCATCCAGGTGAGACTGGGAGAGCACAATATCAAAGTCCTGGAGGGGAATGAGCAGTTCATCCATGCAGCCAAGATCATCCGCCACCCCAAATACAACAATGAGACTCTGGACAATGACATCATGCTGGTCAAACTCTCCACGCCTGCCATCATCAATGCCCGTGTGTCCACCAtctctctgccctctgcccttgcAGCCGCTGGCACTGAGTGCCTCATCTCTGGCTGGGGCAACACTCTGAGCTTTGGTG CCGACTACCCAGATGAGCTGCAGTGCCTGGATGCTCCTGTGCTGACCCAGGCTAAGTGTGAAGCTTCCTACCCTGGAAAGATTACCAGCAACATGTTCTGCGTGGGCTTCCTTGAGGGAGGCAAGGATTCCTGCCAG CGTGACTCTGGTGGCCCTGTGGTCTGCAATGGACAGCTCCAAGGAGTTGTCTCCTGGGGCTATGGCTGCGCCCGGAAGAATAGGCCTGGAGTCTACACCAAGGTCTACAACTATGTGGACTGGATTAGGGACACCATAGCAGCCAACAGCTAA